Proteins from a genomic interval of Vigna radiata var. radiata cultivar VC1973A unplaced genomic scaffold, Vradiata_ver6 scaffold_95, whole genome shotgun sequence:
- the LOC106753042 gene encoding PH, RCC1 and FYVE domains-containing protein 1, giving the protein MSRTDTMTTTSDLNRTGPVERDIEQAITALKKGAYLLKYGRRGKPKFCPFRLSNDESVLIWFSGKEEKRLKLTNVSRIISGQRTPIFQRYPRPEKEYQSFSLIYNDRSLDLICKDKDEAEVWFSGLKALISRSHHRKWKPESRSDGIPSETNSPRTYTRRSSPLNSPFGSNESLPKDSGDHLRLHSPYESPPKNGLDKAFSDVIYYPNPPMGFFPPDSVSGSLHSMSSGGSDSMHGQMKTMPVDAFRVSLSSAVSSSSQGSGHDDGDALGDVFIWGEGTGDAVLGGGSHQVGSDFGVKTDSLLPKALESAVVLDVQNIACGGKHAALVTKQGEIFSWGEESGGRLGHGVDSDVPHPKLIESLSNTNIELVACGEYHTCAVTLSGDLYTWGDGTYNYGLLGHGNQVSHWVPKKVNGHLEGIHVSSISCGPWHTAVVTSAGQLFTFGDGTFGVLGHGDRKSVSLPREIESLKGLRTVQAACGVWHTAAIVEVMVGNSSSSNCSSGKLFTWGDGDKGRLGHGDKESKLVPTCVVALVEPNFCQVSCGHSMTVALSRSGHVYTMGSCVYGQLGNTQADGKLPTRVEGKLSKSFVEEIACGAYHVAVLTSRTEVFTWGKGANGRLGHGDTNDRSTPTLVEALKDKQVKSIACGTNFTAAICLHKWVCGVDQSMCSGCRLPFNFKRKRHNCYNCGLVFCHSCSSKKSVKASMAPNPNKPYRVCDNCFNKIRKTTETDSSSQSSMSRRGSVNQGSLEFIGKDDKLDSRSHNQLARFSSIESLKQVDSRSSKKNKKLEFNSSRVSPAPNSGSQWGAMNISKSFNPVFGSSKKFFSASVPGSRIVSRATSPISRRPSPPRSTTPTPTVGGLSSPKIVVDDAKRINDNLSQEVIKLRSQVENLTRKAQLQEVELERTTKQLKEAIAIASEETAKCKAAKEVIKSLTAQLKDMAERLPVGVPRTVRSPPSLASFGPIPGSNDLNSAPFDRLNIQATSPESELTGSNNQLLSNGSSTIINRSAGHIKHSQSDATSTGHNKHGQLDASSRNGSKTKDNETEWVEQDEPGVYITLTSLPGGVIDLKRVRFSRKRFSEKQAEQWWAENRGRVYEQYNVRTVDKSTMGVGSEDLPHS; this is encoded by the exons ATGTCACGGACTGATACGATGACGACGACTTCGGATCTTAATAGAACTGGTCCCGTCGAAAGAGACATTGAACAG GCTATTACTGCTTTAAAAAAGGGGGCTTACTTGCTCAAGTATGGAAGAAGAGGGAAGCCCAAGTTTTGTCCTTTTCGACTTTCTAAT GATGAATCTGTTTTGATATGGTTCTCTGGGAAAGAAGAGAAGCGCCTTAAACTAACTAATGTTTCTAGGATTATATCTGGACAACGCACA CCAATCTTTCAAAGATATCCACGGCCTGAGAAGGAATACCAGTCGTTTTCTCTCATTTACAATGATAGATCGTTAGACTTG ATTTGTAAGGATAAAGATGAAGCCGAGGTTTGGTTCAGTGGATTGAAAGCTTTAATTTCACGCAGTCATCACCGGAAGTGGAAACCTGAGTCAAGAAGTGATGGTATTCCATCTGAAACTAATAGTCCTCGAACATACACTAGAAGAAGTTCTCCATTGAATTCTCCATTTGGTAGTAATGAAAGCTTGCCAAAG GACAGTGGGGATCATCTTCGGCTTCATAGCCCATATGAAAGCCCCCCAAAGAATGGTTTGGATAAAGCATTTTCTGATGTGATTTATTATCCTAATCCTCCGATGGGTTTCTTCCCTCCAGATTCTGTGAGTGGTTCACTCCACTCCATGTCATCCGGAGGATCAGATAGCATGCACGGTCAAATGAAGACAATGCCTGTGGATGCTTTTAGAGTTAGTCTATCAAGTGCAGTTAGCTCATCTAGCCAAGGTTCTGGTCATGATGATGGTGATGCCTTGGGGGATGTTTTCATTTGGGGGGAAGGCACAGGTGATGCTGTACTAGGTGGTGGGTCTCACCAAGTTGGAAGTGATTTTGGTGTGAAAACGGATTCTCTTTTGCCCAAAGCCTTGGAATCTGCAGTAGTTCTTGATGTACAGAATATTGCCTGTGGTGGGAAACATGCGGCCTTAGTTACCAAACAAGGTGAAATTTTTTCCTGGGGAGAAGAATCGGGAGGAAGGCTTGGACATGGAGTTGATTCGGATGTTCCTCATCCAAAGCTTATTGAATCTCTAAGTAATACAAATATTGAACTTGTAGCTTGTGGGGAGTATCATACATGTGCTGTGACACTTTCTGGTGATCTTTATACATGGGGTGATGGTACTTACAATTATGGTCTTCTAGGGCATGGAAATCAGGTGAGCCACTGGGTCCCAAAAAAGGTAAATGGCCATTTGGAGGGAATACATGTTTCATCTATTTCTTGTGGTCCATGGCACACTGCTGTTGTAACCTCTGCTGGGCAATTATTTACTTTTGGTGATGGGACATTTGGTGTTCTGGGTCATGGAGACAGAAAAAGTGTTTCCTTGCCCAGAGAAATAGAGTCCTTGAAGGGTCTTCGTACTGTTCAGGCTGCTTGTGGTGTTTGGCATACTGCCGCTATTGTGGAGGTCATGGTTGGAAATTCAAGTTCCAGCAACTGCTCTTCAGGGAAGCTGTTTACATGGGGTGATGGAGACAAAGGTCGACTTGGGCATGGTGATAAGGAATCAAAACTTGTTCCAACCTGTGTTGTGGCTCTTGTTGAACCTAATTTTTGTCAAGTGTCATGTGGTCATAGTATGACTGTTGCACTTTCTCGATCAGGCCATGTCTATACAATGGGCAGTTGTGTCTATGGCCAGTTAGGAAATACCCAAGCAGATGGGAAGCTACCAACCCGTGTAGAAGGAAAGCTGTCAAAGAGTTTTGTAGAAGAGATAGCTTGTGGTGCATATCATGTAGCGGTTCTAACTTCAAGGACTGAGGTTTTCACGTGGGGGAAAGGTGCTAACGGTCGTTTAGGCCATGGGGATACTAACGACAGAAGCACCCCAACATTGGTAGAAGCTCTGAAAGACAAGCAAGTAAAAAGTATTGCTTGTGGTACAAATTTCACGGCAGCCATATGCCTGCATAAGTGGGTATGTGGGGTTGACCAGTCTATGTGTTCAGGTTGCCGCCTGCCATTCAATTTCAAAAGGAAACGCCACAATTGTTATAACTGTGGACTTGTTTTTTGTCATTCATGCAGTAGTAAGAAATCTGTCAAGGCTTCAATGGCACCAAACCCCAACAAACCTTATCGTGTCTgtgataattgttttaataaaataagaaaaacaaccGAAACTGATTCTTCATCTCAGTCCTCTATGAGCAGAAGAGGAAGTGTTAATCAGGGTTCACTTGAGTTTATTGGTAAGGATGACAAATTGGATTCCAGATCTCATAATCAACTTGCTAGGTTTTCTTCAATAGAATCCTTGAAACAAGTGGACAGCAGATCTtcgaagaaaaacaaaaaattggaATTTAACAGTAGCCGTGTCTCACCTGCTCCAAATAGTGGTTCACAGTGGGGAGCAATgaatatttcaaaatcttttaatCCTGTTTTTGGATCATCGAAGAAGTTTTTTTCAGCTTCTGTTCCTGGATCTAGGATTGTTTCCCGGGCAACATCCCCAATATCTAGACGACCTAGTCCACCACGTTCAACTACTCCAACGCCAACAGTAGGGGGACTTTCATCCCCAAAGATAGTTGTGGATGATGCTAAGAGAATCAATGATAACCTGAGTCAGGAGGTTATTAAATTAAGATCGCAG GTGGAAAACCTGACTCGAAAAGCCCAGCTTCAAGAAGTGGAGTTGGAAAGAACAACTAAACAGTTAAAAGAAGCAATAGCAATTGCAAGTGAAGAAACTGCCAAATGCAAAGCAGCAAAGGAAGTGATCAAGTCACTTACTGCCCAG TTGAAGGACATGGCCGAGAGGTTGCCTGTAGGAGTGCCTAGGACTGTCAGATCACCACCTTCTCTTGCTTCCTTTGGCCCAATTCCTGGTTCCAATGACCTTAACAGTGCCCCCTTTGATCGATTGAATATTCAAGCAACAAGCCCAGAATCAGAATTAACTGGATCCAATAACCAGTTACTTTCTAATGGATCAAGCACCATCATCAACAGGAGTGCAGGTCACATAAAACATAGTCAGTCAGATGCTACTAGCACAGGTCACAACAAACATGGTCAGTTAGATGCAAGTAGTAGAAATGGAAGCAAAACAAAGGATAATGAGACTGAATGGGTTGAGCAAGATGAACCTGGTGTATATATTACTCTCACCTCCTTACCAGGAGGTGTAATAGATCTTAAAAGAGTTCGCTTCAG TCGGAAACGGTTTAGTGAGAAACAAGCAGAACAATGGTGGGCCGAGAATCGTGGAAGGGTATATGAGCAGTACAATGTGCGCACGGTTGACAAATCGACAATGGGTGTTGGGAGTGAGGACCTGCCTCATTCATGA